A window of the Kineococcus mangrovi genome harbors these coding sequences:
- the aztD gene encoding zinc metallochaperone AztD produces MRRSPLLTLTALPLSLSLLAACGGSSTDTPAAPPNTTGSTASSTPEPTEAGAAKTRVAVTYDGGVQVLDGSTFEVLADLPFDGFARLNPAGDGRHVMVSADGGFHVVDSGAWSEPHGDHSHYYTAEPRDTDVVYDAEKPGHVVRHAGKTTLFDDGTGDVVSFDSEHVAHDAVAEGEAREYTTPSAHHGVAVERSDGTMVVTEGTEEARTGIRVLDAQNAEIAANDQCPGTHGETVAADETVVIGCSDGVLVVKGTEITKVTSPDAYGRIGNQWGTEESPIVLGDYKSDPDAEIDLTTRVSLVDTTDATLRLVELPGGTSYWYRSLGRGENGEGVVLGTDGQLHLIDTAAGTVTRSTPVVDPWEVQEDWQAPQPQVFTLDGTAYVTEPATKEIHAVDIETGEVYASGTLDVTPNELTAVPGEVTE; encoded by the coding sequence GTGCGCCGCAGCCCCCTGCTCACCCTGACCGCCCTCCCACTCTCGCTGTCCCTGCTGGCCGCCTGCGGCGGCAGCAGCACCGACACCCCGGCCGCACCGCCGAACACCACCGGGTCCACGGCCTCCTCGACCCCGGAACCCACCGAGGCCGGAGCCGCCAAGACCCGGGTGGCCGTGACCTACGACGGTGGCGTGCAGGTCCTCGACGGCTCCACGTTCGAGGTCCTCGCCGACCTGCCCTTCGACGGCTTCGCCCGCCTGAACCCCGCCGGGGACGGCCGGCACGTGATGGTCTCGGCCGACGGCGGTTTCCACGTCGTGGACTCCGGGGCCTGGAGCGAGCCGCACGGCGACCACTCGCACTACTACACGGCCGAACCCCGGGACACCGACGTGGTCTACGACGCCGAGAAGCCCGGTCACGTCGTCCGGCACGCCGGCAAGACCACCCTCTTCGACGACGGCACCGGCGACGTCGTGTCCTTCGACTCCGAGCACGTGGCGCACGACGCCGTGGCGGAGGGCGAAGCGCGCGAGTACACCACCCCCTCCGCCCACCACGGGGTCGCCGTCGAGCGCAGCGACGGGACGATGGTCGTCACCGAGGGCACCGAGGAGGCCCGGACGGGCATCCGGGTCCTCGACGCGCAGAACGCCGAGATCGCCGCGAACGACCAGTGCCCGGGCACCCACGGCGAGACGGTCGCCGCCGACGAGACCGTCGTCATCGGCTGCAGCGACGGCGTCCTCGTCGTCAAGGGCACCGAGATCACCAAGGTCACCAGCCCCGACGCCTACGGCCGCATCGGCAACCAGTGGGGCACCGAGGAGTCCCCGATCGTGCTCGGCGACTACAAGTCCGACCCCGACGCGGAGATCGACCTCACCACCCGCGTCTCCCTCGTCGACACCACCGACGCCACCCTGCGCCTGGTCGAGCTGCCCGGCGGCACCTCCTACTGGTACCGCTCGCTCGGACGCGGCGAGAACGGCGAGGGCGTCGTGCTCGGCACCGACGGTCAGCTGCACCTCATCGACACCGCCGCCGGGACCGTCACGCGGTCCACGCCGGTCGTCGACCCCTGGGAGGTCCAGGAGGACTGGCAGGCCCCGCAGCCGCAGGTCTTCACCCTCGACGGCACCGCCTACGTCACCGAAC